The Salinivibrio kushneri genomic interval GAGTCGCTCTACTTAGCTACTTATCCATGTAAGCAAAGGTGCGATAGTGTTGTGCTGGTGGTCTATTTAGTATCTGCTACGACTAAAGCAGCAGTGGTGGTGCCACATGGGACTCTTAATGTATATCTAAGAGTTTTTCTTTGGGCTCTTCAATTAGACGTTGTAAATGGCTTGATTAGACAGAAGCCTCTGATGGGAAAGAGCCAGAGAAGAGTGGCAGCGAGGCTGACTCTTAGTGTATATCTAAAAGTTTTCCTTGGGCTCTTCAATTAGACGTTGTAAATGCCCTAGTGAGAGCGTGAAGGCTCTATGACAAAATACTATCGCTGAGACTATCAATGACTGACATCTCTTAATGTATATCTAAGAGTTTTTCCTGGGGGCTTCAATTAGACGTTGTAAATGTCCTAGTCACGCTTACAAAGCTACTCCAATTATACCGATAACTTCCAATGCAAGGCCTAACCAAAAGGACACCTTCTTAATTGTACCCTCCTCAAAAACCCCTGCATCTCTAGAAGTTCGTGAGGAAAGATTCATGCAAGCTCAATCTCCAAGCTCAAGGCTTCTGCATTCTAAATCTTTCTAACATAAAAACCTTAAAATAAGAAAACACCGAAAACTCAATTAATAGATTCGACCTCTAACCACTCCTTCATCTTTTCTGATGTTCCCTTATCAATCACAACATCTTTCCCTTCAAGACTAAAATTACTTGCAATATCAACCTGCTCATTAACAAAGCTACGGACCGATAAAAACTCAGTACCTAAACGCAAAAGATAGCTCTCATTTACACGGAATGCTCCTTTGAATATATCATTTTCATCATGCATAATCTGAAGAGAGAGCTCTCCATCTTCGTCCTTTAAGAAACGGGGAAAAAGTCCAGCATCTCTTATCATACTTTCTACCACTCTCATTTCTATAAAGACCACAACTTCCACTTCTCCCATTGAGAAAAGAAGCGAGTTATAAGGAGTAAAAGAAAGTAAAAAAGGATAAGATGGTAGGTGGCGCTCATCACAGACCAAATGAATTACTATAGAGCTATTACTGTGCTCTTCCATGACTTCCTTAAACTTTTCTTCCTGCCCCGAAGCAAAAGCGATATATGTTAAACCAGGCTCTGGGGACAATGTTTTAATGCCCTTCTCACGAAAAGCACCTTCAATGCATCGGTTGATCGATTCTCTATGACTTACCTCTTTATGACACACCTCTATCCGCTTGGTTAATTCAAAACCGTGGTAGTTTTTTGCAAACCCAGAACAGAGAAAGCTGACAACTTCCTCAAGATGTTGGAACTGTCGATCCGTTCGAGAGTTACGATTAGTCGAACTCTTTATTTCTATAGGGATGGGTTCATCTCCTCCCAGAACACAAATATCCCCAACCCTCAAAGTATTAGTTAAATCACTCAAAACCACAGGAACCCCTAGCTCTACTCCCTTTGCCATCGAAATGTATTCTTTTTCAAATCCAGCTTTTCCTGATAAAAAACCTGGTTCTTGCTTAGGGTGGCCTTCATGACCAAGATAAAGATGCTTTAATGAGCTTTTAGTTTGATAAATAAAAGCAATACCATCTCCCACACACCTCCAAACAAACAAAATTCTCTTATAAATAGACAACCTCTCCTTACCTTTTCTTATCATTTCCTTTAGCTCCCTCACCTTCCACTTCTCTTCTGGTGGGCGCTTTCTTCTTCTATACCTCTCTAGCCGACGAACACCCTCGCTCAAAAGTTTTATACTCCTTTCCGTCTTCTTCAACTCGCTTATTACTTTATTCTGCAAGGGCAGAAGCAGATATACTTTCTCCCTTTGTTCTCTCAGCAAGTGTAAAGATTCTACCGCCTCCAAAAAACCTTTAACATCAAAAAACATACCCTCTCCTTACAGCTGTTATTTTATAATGCTTAGCATATGATTATAGAATTCAACAAATACTTTTTTGTAGTCTTTTAACCGACGACACAGAGCACCCCAAAGCCTCGGCTGTGGCATTAATAGAGTACCCCTTTGAGCGAAGCTCATGCACCTGCTCTTTGCTTATAGTGTGAGGGCGACCCATATGCTTACCTTCTGCCTTTGCACGCTCTCTGCCTGCGTTTGAGCGCTCTAACATCTTCCTTCTTTCCATCTCTGCCACCTTGGACAGAATGGTCACCAGAAGCTCTCCTGCGTCTGTGCTGAGGTCTACCCCTAACCTTGTCACAATGACGTTCACACCGCCTCTCAGAAGCTCTCTCACGGTGTTTTGCACATCAATGCTGTCTCTCCCCAATCTATCAAGATCGACCGTCACAAGTGTGTCTCCTTCGCGCACATAGTCGAGTAGCTTCTTAAACTCTGGCCTCTTCTCAGCGCTAACTGTCCCGCTCACTCCACAATCAGCGAACTCCTTATCTATACGGTATGTCTTATTGAGCTCTCTTCGTTGATTCTCGATTGTTTGGTCGTCAGTTGAAACACGGTAATACGCGATAACAGCCATTTCTTACTCTTCATCTTGGTCTATAAGATGGGCTCATAATTTCATATAGGTCTAAAACTGTCAAACAGGACTTATAGACCACCCCGCCGTAGCTGTTTGAGGTAGGTTCAAAAGGCAACATTAAGAGACCTACTAAGGAGAATAATAAACAACCAAAGGTTCTCATTGGGGGGCGTTAGCACTCATAAAAGTATTTTCCACACCACCAATCCAGATAGTTAAATTTCTTATAGGGTGCGCGGGGGGAAATTTAAAACACTATGTATTATTAAATGCGAGAGAAAATTTTTTACGTAAAAACAAAGCAGAAAAGACGAAGAAAGACCCGTGGCTAGTTAACTTAACGCCATCAGATACCACTAGGTAGCTAATTACGGCTACCTAGGGCTAACAAAGAGCTTTACTCGTACAGGTCTACCGATGCCTTTAACTCCCCTGCCAGTTGGAAAAGGTCATCAACACTGTCGATGGGAGTTTTAGTCTCTTTCTTGTTTGAGTCAAAGATTCCTACATACTTCTGTCGGCCATTAAAGTGCAACCTACACAATGGCTTACGATTATTATCATCAAGTAGAATCCCAAAGTAGCTTTGTGTGTCTCGATGAGCGACTCGCGATACATCGACTCTTTCTCTCAGAATAGCTTTGACAACATTATAACCGTCGAGCTCTTCCTCTGTGGTGACTATCTTAGGGTTGCTACCATCAGCTTCGGCAGAGCTTTCATCCTGCTCTGGTTGTTCGTTGGCTCCTCTCGCCTCACGCTCTTCACTGCCTATGGCATACTTCAAACGAGCGTTTATGCTGTCGTTGAGGAATTGCTTCAAAGCTTTTTTCGTTATTTCAGTAAACTGTGCTTTGACCTTGGCTGTTTGCATCCCATCGTAGACCCTAGCAGTCAAAAGCTTTACAAAGTCTTCCTCTGGATCTTGGAACTGCTCTGCTAACACCTTTTTTATTTGATTGAGATACTTCAATTCACCAGCCGCATCGACCACGGAATCGACATCGAAAGAAGTCTTCGTCAGTTTTTTCAGCTCTGGGACTACATGCTCGTCGACCTCGGACATATCTAGAATCAAGAACGGTTTGTCATCCATTTTATTTGGCGCATCGAGGTCAGTGAAAAACTGATACTCACAACCGTTAGTCAATACAGCTATACGAGCATTGGTCACTGAAAAATATCGGTATAGTTGGCTAGAGTGTTTTGGTGAGAGCGCTTCATTCACTTTCTTACACTCGATTAAGATCTGAACATCCCCGTCTTTCATCAGAGCATAATCAACCTTCTCTCCCTTCTTCGTGCCTGTATCAGCAGTGAACTCAGGGATAACCTCGCTGGGGTCGAAGATATCGTATCCAAGCACATTGTGAAGAAATGGCATCACCAAAGCAGTCTTTGTCGCCTCTTCTGTTTCTATCGAGTCAGATAGCTGTCCCACCTTTTTGGACAAAGCTTGCAGTCGCTCTATAAAGTCCATTTCACTCTCCTTATATCTGCTTAAGTGTGCTTGCAGATGCAACAGCTTTAATACATTTGCTTTTTTATTAGACCATCAACATAGCAAGCATGCTGTGATTGAAAGCCCATCTGTACTCATTACAAGACAACCAATCAGCTTAACTATTTACTCACCTACATAGCTGAGCTACAATTTAGGGAAATTCGGTATCACACGCTCGAAAGATACAAGAAATAAAACCTTTAAATCAAAAGGTTATGTGCAGCGTGCTGGGCTGGGAAATAGCCTCCCGCCAGCTCCACCAATTTTATATTCAAAGACGTCCACGGACGTCTTTTTTATTGCCTTAAATAATGCAAAATCAATAACTTAGATTTCATTAAGGTCCATAGAGGTCCACCAACCGCTTTGATTTTTAGGTACACCGAGGTGTACACTGATAAAAATGGAGGCTGAGAGGTGTACCCATTATGTTATGGCTAAAATCATAGCTAAGCTTACGGATAAGAAGATAAAAGCAGCAACGCCAGAAGATAAAGAGTGCCTACTGGTTATAGGTTAAGGCTGCAGACGTGAATGTCACACCTCACTGATCAATCCGCGGATTAACACATAAGCTTTTGCCACTTATCTATTACCGTGGCACCAATCAAATCGCCTTGCACATTGACCGCGGTACGGAAAGTGTCGAGCGGGCGCTCAATGATCAGCAAAATGGCAATGGCTTCCAGGGGGATCCCCGCAGCCAGCAACACCAACTGCATACCCGACATCGAGCCTGACGGCATGCCCGGCGCGCCTACCGACGAAACCATCGCCATAATGAAGATCATCACAATGCCAGTCGTCGACAGATCAATCCCGAACAGTTGTGCCAAGAACACCGCCGCAACCCCTTCAAATAATGCGGTGCCATCCATATTCATCACCGCGCCCAACGGCAAGACCATGCTCGCGGTCGACGGAGTGACCTTGAGTTCTTCTTTGGCAGCCTGCATCGAGACGGGCAGTGTCGCAGCACTGGAAGAAGTGGCAAAGGCCATCGCCAGTGGCGCGGAAATGGCACGAAATAGGCTCACAAAGCCAATACCACCAGCGACGCGTGCAATAAGTGGCAACACGATCACCGCATGGACCATCGTGAGTCCAAACACCAAGGCGGCGAAGCTAAATAGCTGGCCAAATAGATCGTTATCGCCTTGATGGGAGAACTGGAAAACAATCGCAAACACCGCAAACGGCGCCAGCTTGATAATCCCTGCCACCATGGTGTTAATGCCTTTATTCAGCCCACGAATGGTCTCGAATAATGGGTGCGACTCTGGCAGTGCGACAATCAGCGAAATGCCGAACAAAATGGTGAACACCACAATCGCCAAAAGGTTACCCTGAGTCACCGCGGCAAATGGATTCACCAACGCCATATTGATAAGTTTGGTGGCAATGGCTCCGGCTCCCGCAGCCTCTTGGTTGATAAAGCTAATGCTCTCATCCACTGGCGGTGCATTGGTGAGCGGTTGCCACTCGGGCATCATCAGCGCTGCGCCAAGACCAATAGTGATCGCGATGGTGGTGGTAAAACCGTAAAACAAAAGTGTTGCACCACCAAGGCGCTTAAGGCGAACCACATTGCCAATATTACTGATCCCTTCCAGTAGCGAGAGCAGTACCATCACACCGACCACGGCTTTGAGTAGACCGATATAACTGACCTTGGCGAGCATAAGCAGTGGATACCAAGTGGTCTGCTCTGCGTTTTCAATGGGGCCGAATACCGTGCCCACCAGCCAAGCTAGTGCGGCAGCCACTGCAATTTGCAATGGCAAAGAATGTCTAATGGTTTTCCACATTGTCTTTTCCCTAATCACAGCGTCACAGCTGCATAATGATGATTTGTCTATTTTTTTGGCGCTAAGAAGCGATAAAGCATACCAAGCTGTTAGACGGGGCTCATGTAAAAGTTATGAACAATCTGGAATAACTAGTAACAAAATAGTTGGTGGGGAAATTGGGCCACAGTTTTCTCTACAAGAATGGGGGGAGAGAATGACAAAAAAAGCCCGCCTAAAAAGGCGGGCTCTTATTAATAAGCGCTCATTTTACTTATTGTGGACGCTGATTTTGTGGATTCAGCTCAAGATTGACAGGCGTATCCAACTCTTGATTTAACGCCTTTTCTAGCTCAGCAACATTGGTACCGGGTGTCGCTTCCAGCAACGCCACGCCATCGAGATAGCTGACTAGGTCGAGACCATATTTTTGAGCTAGCTGGCTGGCGTTCGCCTCACTGGCTTTGACCAAAATCGAGCCTGTGACCGTTAATGGCGCGCTTTGTGCCGAGACGGCGACTTTATCGCCAACCATCACGCCCATTTGCTCGCCACTCATATTACGCGCATTACTGTCGGTTTCGACGACGACATAGTCTTTGCCATTTAGCTGCACCGTGCCTGCGCTGACACCAAGGCTGATACCCATGACTGCCAGGGCTATCATTAATTTTTTCATACTTCGTCTCCTATTAACCGCGGTGACCAATGACACGCAGTGACCATTGCGTCAATTTACCATCGACGCTGTTATTCGCCATCGACTTCACCTCACCCCCTAAGCTGTATTGACGCGTCTTGCCGTCCGTATCTGTGACGTAGAGTGTCCATTGACCTTGCGATGCTTCACCATTGAACTTATGGCTAAGCATCAGGTGGTCAGTAAAGCCTTCTGGGTAGGTGCTATCTAGGGTGTTCGATAGCATGCTATTGCGTGGAGACATCAGCACGCTACGGGTACCGGAAGGGGACTCGAGTTCAATCAGCAGATCTGACATACGGCTATGCTCGATCGAAGTCCGCACTTGTACCGCCTCGATGGTGAGGTTATCAGCTACTTGCACACTGTCTGCTGTCGCAACCGACCCGGCATCCGCAATCGTTAACCCAGTTTCACCCTCTTGGTTGTGATAAGACCACGTCCAATCCGTGAATACTTGTGCAGGGAGAGACTGATAGGTCTTCGCGGCTTCGAGTGCTGCATTAACATCAATCAAACCAAAGCCATAGGTTGGGCTATACCAGCGCCCCGCGGCATTTTGCTTCCAACCTTCTAGGCCAGTCACCGTGCGCTCATCACCAAATGCCGTTTGATAGGTTAAAAGCACATCGGCATCGTCTGCATCCACGCGTGTCGCCGTCGTCGCTAATAGGTGGCGAATATCGCGCTGAGACAGATTTGGATAAGCTGACATCATCAACGCAAATGCCCCTGAAGTATTTGGCGCGGCCGAAGACGTCCCGTTCATCACGCTGTTGAAATCACAGGTGTTGTCTATCTCTGTCCCACCGTGTAGATCGTGTGAATCATAAGGAATACGATCGTCGCGGTTGTAACCCATCGTACAGCCTGTCAAATCTGTGGTGATATGTGCCGGTTTATTGGTGCCATACTCGCCACCTGGCGCGGTCAAGAAGACGCTGCTACCCACGGAGGAATAAGATGAGCGCTCACCATCCGCATTCAACGCACTCACCGTCACATTCCAGTAATTGGCATTACTGGATGATTGGTTACTGTTTTGCCACGGTAGACCATGGTTCTCATCTACAGGACCGAAGCGCTGACGGTTAAACGAGGTACGCTTATAGCCATTACCCGCTGATTTGATAAAGACTGCGCCAAGCCCGCCAAAGGCACCCGTGCTCATTTTTTTGTATTGGGCGTTCTGGCGACCAGCATAGCTCATCGGGTCATCGCTATAGGGATAACTGCGGATGCCTGAGCCACCATAGCTTTGGTTGAATATGCGGACATCATCCGAGTAGCCTTCGCGGCCATGGCTGATCTCCCACGCATTTTGGCTTTGGTATTCGAGATAGTTATAGCCTTGCAAGTTGGCAAGCGGTGCTACCCCCATCCCACCAATACCATTATCACGAACCGCCGCGATGATCCCCGCGACCGAGGTACCATGGGCGGTATTACGACTGCTCCAGCCCTCCGGTGTCGGGTCATCATCACGTTCCACAAAGTCATAGGACTTTCCAGCACGGACGTTAGCGGCCAGATCGGGATGGGCAATTTCTAACCCATCGTCGACGACGGCAACGTTAACGTTTTGTCCCAGCACATCTTGGCGATGGGCTAACCATACGTTGAGATCATTGCCTGGTTGGCCACCCTCTCGGGCAAAGGCATTTTGACCACGGTTGAGCAAATGCCACTGTTCGGCCGTAAAGGGATCATCACCGGGCAAGCAACGCTCATCGCTGGTACGACTGCCATCCATGCCGCTCGCTCCAACCAGTGATACACACGCTTGTGGCTCTGGATCGGTGGGAGGGTCGACAGGATCTGGCACTTGGGCCATCGCCCACACCCCGGAGCTGTGAAAAAGTGCGCCGATAATCAGCGCAAGAGAGCTGTGTTTGTGCATTTATCATTCCTTTTTACACTAACTAGACGTGTCTCAATTCTGAGAGACCCATCATTAGTAAAAAGAAAAAACCTAATGATAAACACGAAATTAAAAGAGATGTGATTTTGTGCCTAGTTTTTAAACAAAAAATATCTAAATAGCTGACCACACCCCGCAAAATTAACATTATATTCACATTAGAAAACAGATATTGCGACGAAATAGGCAATATAGAAAACGTAATAAGGTATATTTTTTGTTTTAAGTTGGTTGTCACAGCATTATCTTAGAAATGATGTACCCAATTTTCCTCTTTTCATACGAGATAATCGGCGACTCGCCCTGACCTCCAGTCTTTTTTCACTCACGATCCCAGTATTAGTTAGCCCACCGACGAGCACGGAGAGGTTACGTCGAACGAACTAAATCATCTATGCTAACTAAAGGTAATTAAACCAATGCAGCGGAAAGATGTTGCGATGAATGGTAAGGCGGATCCGTTGAGTAAGACATCACTTGACCAGTTTAAACAGTACTTTTTTGATGCGCTTGATGTGGTGCCACTGCCCTTATTGATATCTGAGGGGATTGTGAGCGATGAGATCAGCAATAATAATCGTGCCCATATTTTCTTCAATCAAGCCTTCCAACAAGAGCTTGGCTATACCCTCGATAACATGCCAGACATTTACCAATGGTTTGAAAAAGCCTATCCCGATCCCGACTATCGGCAAGAAATCATTAGCCAATGGCACCAGGTCGTGCACGAGGCACAAGCACACGGTGAAAAGACGGTTGAACTTCCCGCATTAGTCACTTATGCCGACGGTCAACAGCGTTGGTATGCGGTCACAGCGCAGGTCGATGTCGCGCCAAACCCAGATTGGCATATCGTTGTTTTTCGAGATATCCATCAACTCAAGACCTCTCTCGAGGAGACCACGCACGCCTCACTGACCGATAGCCTGACCCAGCTGGCAAACCGGCGCGGGCTAACGGACTGGTTTGCTCAATCGGCCCATCGCACCGCACTCGGCACTATCGTGTTAGATATCGATCGATTTAAGCAGGTCAACGACAGCTTGGGACATATCGCGGGAGACCGATTGTTGACCCAGATAGCGAGCCAACTTAAGCAGTTTTCACCCCCGAACGCCTGCTGTGCCCGTTGGGGAGGCGAAGAGTTTGTCATCATCATACCGGACTGTACGTACCAACACGCCTTCCAACTGGCCAAGACCCTTTGTCACCATGTTTATCAGGAAGGTTTTTTGTGGCATGCCACTCGCCATCAGGTTAGTTTAAGTGCAGGCATCGGCTTTACAGAAGCAGGCCATCACTCACTCGATGATCTCGTGGCGCGTGCTGACCAAGCGATGTATATCGCCAAACAACGTGGCCGCAATCAGGTATGCGGTGATCCTCCATAAGTTGCCAATAACTTAGCCACTGTTGCATTGGCGATCGCGGTATCTTGCACGCCTGTTCCCGTTAAATCACACACGGTGATCGCCTCATCACTTCGCGCTGTGGGACGCCCCGACGCCACCGTTTTGCCTAACTCTTCCACACATCGTGACAATGCCAGCCCTTTTAGCTCACCCAACACCTCGGACTGAGCACGTCTATCCACCAGCACCCAGTCGGCATTGTGCAAAATATGAGGATCAAGCTCGCGCTTCTCTGCACTATCCGAGCCCATCGCTGTGACATGGGCGCCCTTGGGAATGTCTTGCCAATGCAAAATCGGCTGCTTAGCCGGTGTCGTGGTGACAATAATATCGGCCTGTTGACAAGCCTGTGCCACATCTTGGTGAGGGATCACTCGCACTCCCAGTTCGGCCTCAACCTCTACTTTGTAATGCCTTGCTTGTGCATTGTCTCGTGCCCAAACATGCACCGTGTCTATTTCTCTAACCAGTTTGAGTGCAGACACTTGTAACCTTGCTTGCGTGCCCGCCCCCAACACAGTGACAATGTTGGCATCATCACGCGCGCAATACTTGGCACTTAACGCGCCGGCTAGAGCCGTACGTAAATCAGTCAGGTATCCTTCATCAAACAGCACGGCCTCCACCAAACCGGTTGATGCAGAGAAAACCACCATCAAACCATTAAGGCTCGGCAACCCTATCGACGGATTATCAAAAAAGCCAGGACTGACTTTAATCGCAAATCGCTCAGCGCCTTTGATGTGAGCGGTTTTCACATCGACTTCGCCGTTGTGCTCGTGAATGGCCATGCTTAACACAGGAGGCATGGTTACCTCGCCACGCCCCAAGGCACTGAACGCATTTTCAATCACACTGAGACTGTGCGGGTTAAACGTCGCAACAGATTCGATTTGCTGACGATGATATAGCTGCATACGGGCTCCTTTGACACTCACCAAATTCAACCACAAGCTAAGAGCGAGCCTGCTCACTTAATGCCATGACCGCTGTCAGGGTATCGGTTGATACATTATTTCCACTGACCACAATCACCACTTTCTTGTCCTGCCACTCTAACTGGTGCTGACATGCCGCGGCCAATCCCACCACGGCGGCACCTTCTACCCACCTATTTTCGCACTGCCACATGTCGATCATCGCACGGGCTATAAACGCTTCATCCACTTGATAATGTTGCGTCATCACTTTAGGCACCAAAGAAAAGGTGTATTGATTATTAAGGCCAATGCCTCCACCCAGGCTATCTGCCAACGATTCAGATTCAGGCACAGCCACTGGCTTACCGGCTATGATGCTTTCATACATCGCAGCCCCATCGCGAATTGAGACGCCAATTAGGTCGATATGTGGGGCGATGGTACGCGCCGCTAAGCCAAGTCCTCCCACCAAGCCGCCTCCCGATAAGCCGGCTGCAATCACATCAACATCTGGCGCATCTTCAAGGAT includes:
- a CDS encoding recombinase family protein — its product is MAVIAYYRVSTDDQTIENQRRELNKTYRIDKEFADCGVSGTVSAEKRPEFKKLLDYVREGDTLVTVDLDRLGRDSIDVQNTVRELLRGGVNVIVTRLGVDLSTDAGELLVTILSKVAEMERRKMLERSNAGRERAKAEGKHMGRPHTISKEQVHELRSKGYSINATAEALGCSVSSVKRLQKSIC
- a CDS encoding type I restriction endonuclease, which translates into the protein MDFIERLQALSKKVGQLSDSIETEEATKTALVMPFLHNVLGYDIFDPSEVIPEFTADTGTKKGEKVDYALMKDGDVQILIECKKVNEALSPKHSSQLYRYFSVTNARIAVLTNGCEYQFFTDLDAPNKMDDKPFLILDMSEVDEHVVPELKKLTKTSFDVDSVVDAAGELKYLNQIKKVLAEQFQDPEEDFVKLLTARVYDGMQTAKVKAQFTEITKKALKQFLNDSINARLKYAIGSEEREARGANEQPEQDESSAEADGSNPKIVTTEEELDGYNVVKAILRERVDVSRVAHRDTQSYFGILLDDNNRKPLCRLHFNGRQKYVGIFDSNKKETKTPIDSVDDLFQLAGELKASVDLYE
- a CDS encoding dicarboxylate/amino acid:cation symporter, with the translated sequence MWKTIRHSLPLQIAVAAALAWLVGTVFGPIENAEQTTWYPLLMLAKVSYIGLLKAVVGVMVLLSLLEGISNIGNVVRLKRLGGATLLFYGFTTTIAITIGLGAALMMPEWQPLTNAPPVDESISFINQEAAGAGAIATKLINMALVNPFAAVTQGNLLAIVVFTILFGISLIVALPESHPLFETIRGLNKGINTMVAGIIKLAPFAVFAIVFQFSHQGDNDLFGQLFSFAALVFGLTMVHAVIVLPLIARVAGGIGFVSLFRAISAPLAMAFATSSSAATLPVSMQAAKEELKVTPSTASMVLPLGAVMNMDGTALFEGVAAVFLAQLFGIDLSTTGIVMIFIMAMVSSVGAPGMPSGSMSGMQLVLLAAGIPLEAIAILLIIERPLDTFRTAVNVQGDLIGATVIDKWQKLMC
- a CDS encoding S8 family serine peptidase, with amino-acid sequence MHKHSSLALIIGALFHSSGVWAMAQVPDPVDPPTDPEPQACVSLVGASGMDGSRTSDERCLPGDDPFTAEQWHLLNRGQNAFAREGGQPGNDLNVWLAHRQDVLGQNVNVAVVDDGLEIAHPDLAANVRAGKSYDFVERDDDPTPEGWSSRNTAHGTSVAGIIAAVRDNGIGGMGVAPLANLQGYNYLEYQSQNAWEISHGREGYSDDVRIFNQSYGGSGIRSYPYSDDPMSYAGRQNAQYKKMSTGAFGGLGAVFIKSAGNGYKRTSFNRQRFGPVDENHGLPWQNSNQSSSNANYWNVTVSALNADGERSSYSSVGSSVFLTAPGGEYGTNKPAHITTDLTGCTMGYNRDDRIPYDSHDLHGGTEIDNTCDFNSVMNGTSSAAPNTSGAFALMMSAYPNLSQRDIRHLLATTATRVDADDADVLLTYQTAFGDERTVTGLEGWKQNAAGRWYSPTYGFGLIDVNAALEAAKTYQSLPAQVFTDWTWSYHNQEGETGLTIADAGSVATADSVQVADNLTIEAVQVRTSIEHSRMSDLLIELESPSGTRSVLMSPRNSMLSNTLDSTYPEGFTDHLMLSHKFNGEASQGQWTLYVTDTDGKTRQYSLGGEVKSMANNSVDGKLTQWSLRVIGHRG
- a CDS encoding sensor domain-containing diguanylate cyclase, whose translation is MQRKDVAMNGKADPLSKTSLDQFKQYFFDALDVVPLPLLISEGIVSDEISNNNRAHIFFNQAFQQELGYTLDNMPDIYQWFEKAYPDPDYRQEIISQWHQVVHEAQAHGEKTVELPALVTYADGQQRWYAVTAQVDVAPNPDWHIVVFRDIHQLKTSLEETTHASLTDSLTQLANRRGLTDWFAQSAHRTALGTIVLDIDRFKQVNDSLGHIAGDRLLTQIASQLKQFSPPNACCARWGGEEFVIIIPDCTYQHAFQLAKTLCHHVYQEGFLWHATRHQVSLSAGIGFTEAGHHSLDDLVARADQAMYIAKQRGRNQVCGDPP
- a CDS encoding cyclodeaminase gives rise to the protein MQLYHRQQIESVATFNPHSLSVIENAFSALGRGEVTMPPVLSMAIHEHNGEVDVKTAHIKGAERFAIKVSPGFFDNPSIGLPSLNGLMVVFSASTGLVEAVLFDEGYLTDLRTALAGALSAKYCARDDANIVTVLGAGTQARLQVSALKLVREIDTVHVWARDNAQARHYKVEVEAELGVRVIPHQDVAQACQQADIIVTTTPAKQPILHWQDIPKGAHVTAMGSDSAEKRELDPHILHNADWVLVDRRAQSEVLGELKGLALSRCVEELGKTVASGRPTARSDEAITVCDLTGTGVQDTAIANATVAKLLATYGGSPHT
- the eutB gene encoding hydroxyectoine utilization dehydratase EutB, whose amino-acid sequence is MSTSLHDVYLARQAIKPVAARTPLVYSPTLSKRYQAQIWLKLETSQPTGAFKLRGATYALSRLPKALRERGVITCSTGNHGRALAYAAKQLGIPATVCLSSLVPDNKVDAVKAMGAQVWVVGRSQDEAEQAALEAVSRDGLCYIPPFDHPDIIAGQGTIGLEILEDAPDVDVIAAGLSGGGLVGGLGLAARTIAPHIDLIGVSIRDGAAMYESIIAGKPVAVPESESLADSLGGGIGLNNQYTFSLVPKVMTQHYQVDEAFIARAMIDMWQCENRWVEGAAVVGLAAACQHQLEWQDKKVVIVVSGNNVSTDTLTAVMALSEQARS